In Nicotiana tabacum cultivar K326 chromosome 21, ASM71507v2, whole genome shotgun sequence, one DNA window encodes the following:
- the LOC142175171 gene encoding uncharacterized protein LOC142175171, which translates to MDSIENDEDDAIVGVTATSVLAVGAAIILSYENQSNIPRAPYTNKDQERKFYINSILNGSNVHCFRKIESHFYRLIESVHRCFHIVFQAILKLYPTLVKSPNDIIQKEIRNNHRYYPWFADRVGSIDFTHVLASVPIEHQNRYRSRKGTTTQNVLAAVNFNLTFTYVLAGWEGYAHDARILNDALERPRGFQVPQDKYYRLDARYSLRKGFIRMT; encoded by the exons ATGGATTCGATTGAGAACGATGAAGATGATGCAATAGTTGGAGTGACAGCCACATCTGTCTTAGCTGTTGGGGCTGCAATTATTTTATCTTACGAAAATCAAAGTAACATTCCAAGAGCACCTTATACCAATAAGGACCAAGAGAGGAAATTTTACATAAATAGTATTTTGAATGGAAGTAATGTTCATTGT TTTCGCAAGATAGAGTCGCATTTTTATAGGTTGATTGAATCTGTTCATCGATGCTTCCACATTGTATTTCAAGCAATTTTGAAGCTCTATCCAACCCTTGTGAAATCACCGAATGATATTATCCAGAAGGAGATAAGGAACAACCATCGTTATTACCCTTGGTTTGCA GACCGTGTAGGATCAATAGATTTCACACATGTGCTTGCATCTGTTCCTATCGAACACCAAAATAGGTATCGTAGCCGCAAAGGCACAACAACACAAAACGTGTTGGCTGCTGTCAACTTTAATTTGACGTTCACATATGTGCTTGCTGGTTGGGAAGGATATGCTCATGACGCGCGCATATTAAATGATGCATTGGAGAGACCACGGGGCTTTCAAGTCCCCCAAG ATAAATATTATCGTTTGGATGCAAGATATAGTCTtcgtaaggggtttattcggatgacttaa